A window of the Drosophila simulans strain w501 chromosome 2L, Prin_Dsim_3.1, whole genome shotgun sequence genome harbors these coding sequences:
- the LOC6731812 gene encoding U6 snRNA-associated Sm-like protein LSm4 encodes MLPLSLLKTAQSHPMLVELKNGETYNGHLVSCDSWMNINLRDVICTSKDGDRFWRMPECYIRGSTIKYLRIPDEVIDMVKEDAQAKSRNRTEMNKNRGGNSSQNQRGGRQGGGNRNNVGNRPGQGYGGAANNAMRLGGAAGQGNRLPHAAKNRK; translated from the exons ATG CTGccactttcacttttaaaaacAGCACAGAGCCATCCCATG TTGGTGGAGCTGAAAAATGGTGAAACATACAATGGTCATCTAGTCAGTTGCGACTCGTGGATGAATATTAATCTGCGCGATGTTATTTGCACCTCAAag GATGGCGATCGGTTTTGGCGCATGCCCGAATGTTATATCCGCGGGAGCACCATCAAATATCTGCGAATTCCAGACGAAGTAATCGACATGGTCAAGGAGGACGCGCAGGCCAAGTCGAGGAATCGCACAGAGATGAACAAAAACCGCGGCGGCAACTCGTCGCAAAATCAGCGCGGCGGACGTCAGGGTGGCGGCAACCGCAACAATGTCGGCAATCGTCCTGGCCAGGGATACGGAGGTGCTGCTAACAACGCGATGCGCCTGGGTGGCGCTGCTGGCCAAGGGAACCGTCTGCCCCACGCCGCCAAAAATAGGAAATAG